DNA from Jatrophihabitans sp.:
CCCGGAGCGCGTCGATGACTTTCGGTAGCGTGTCGGCGTCGAGCGTCGAGTGATCGGTCGGATGCGAGCCCACGTGCATCATCACGATCGCGCCGGGTGCCAGCGTGTCGAGGACCCGCTGCAGCACGCGGTCGCCGGTGATCCCGCCGCTGGTGCCCTTCCAGCCGAGGGTGTCCACCGTCCACCCGATGGGCAGGTACCCGGCGGAGTTGACCAGGCCGATGGTCCGCGGGTTGCGGTCGCCGTAGGGAAAGCGGAACCAGGGCGCCGGCTCGGCGCCGGTGACCCGCTTGATGCTGGCGCCGGCGTCGAGCACCTGGCTGCGGATCTGCGTATCGGTCAACTCGGTGAACCGCGGATGGTTGACCGAATGGTTGCCCAGCCGGTGCTGCGGGCCGATCCGGCGAGCTTCGCTGGGAAAGTTCTTCACGAAGTCACCGGTCAGGAAGAACGTGGCCGGCACCATCTTGGCGTTGAGCGTGGTGAGGATCGAGGTCAGGCCTTCGGCGTTGGCGCCGGCGTCGAAGGTCAGTGCCACCACCCGGCTGGTGGTGGGAATCCGGGTCCATTCCGTTCCGAGCAGGCCGGTGATCGGACTCGGTCGCTGGGTCGGCCAGGCGCTCGGCCGCACGGTCGGGGCGCTGCTGGCTGCGCTGCTGGAAGGCGCTGCGCTGCTGGAAGGCGCTGTGCTGGTGGAGGGTGCTGTGCTGCTGGAAGGTGCAGAAGTGCTCGCCGCCGGGAGAGCGGCCGCGGTGGTGACCGGTGACGACGAGGGCGCGATGGCGGTGCCGACCGACGAACTCGCGTTGGTTGACGAGCCGCTCGCCGTCCTGGCTTGCTGGACGCACCCTGCCACTGGCAGCACCA
Protein-coding regions in this window:
- a CDS encoding polysaccharide deacetylase family protein, coding for MRPSAWPTQRPSPITGLLGTEWTRIPTTSRVVALTFDAGANAEGLTSILTTLNAKMVPATFFLTGDFVKNFPSEARRIGPQHRLGNHSVNHPRFTELTDTQIRSQVLDAGASIKRVTGAEPAPWFRFPYGDRNPRTIGLVNSAGYLPIGWTVDTLGWKGTSGGITGDRVLQRVLDTLAPGAIVMMHVGSHPTDHSTLDADTLPKVIDALRARGYGFVTLEAMLRKAAATS